In Parasteatoda tepidariorum isolate YZ-2023 chromosome 2, CAS_Ptep_4.0, whole genome shotgun sequence, one DNA window encodes the following:
- the LOC107449713 gene encoding uncharacterized protein, with protein sequence MNCEVCFEKFKGIKSLIEHESTDNHQENVKKHQNTLSGFSTEGIPAVTVTSESVAVTAEGLLISDAESTPVITETDSSGSVPVVTEAISDSAQSVQIATETSPNAALADSNMVSLKINNLFSCVACSMEFSNLSNAIRHSENKLHATMVLATGIGFDEQADICEDYIDLLPRLHACAVCIFYSFSLKYYYMHLKSRSHREIVQKINNFFQLEVENAANVCFNEQTPKNGSKIPLQHYCKFCNIQYKDNKGYRRHIKDQKHKKFLLLMKKVAQRKKEIFDVSFSVKDSENSSNSQYYCELCNISVYSNQYEKHLIWKTHRRVEQYINALFLEHAEEIDIFEDLNDFDFHPVGCCFYHCELCDTWCLGSKCYGNHLNGRKHCRKTGQKPIAADSKLVDNIKDSSSSPHRCEVCNIQYASSKCYEIHLRSKVHIRIEQILSELSKIKDEFGSSSEAHDNPPFEPSFETHDNPLLGPSFETHDDTGKSLQLSYFCKLCDVRCTCSKSYDSHLKGKTHNKIKRIMSTLSIETG encoded by the coding sequence atgaattgcGAAGTATGTTTCGAAAAGTTTAAAGGTATAAAAAGTCTAATCGAACATGAATCGACTGATAATCATCAGGAAAACGTCAAGAAACATCAAAATACCTTATCAGGTTTTTCAACTGAAGGTATCCCTGCTGTTACAGTAACCTCTGAATCAGTCGCTGTTACTGCTGAAGGTCTCTTAATTTCTGATGCTGAATCAACCCCAGTTATTACTGAAACTGATTCTTCAGGATCAGTCCCAGTTGTTACTGAGGCTATTTCGGACTCAGCTCAATCAGTCCAAATAGCAACTGAAACTTCTCCAAATGCTGCACTTGCTGATTCAAATATGGTTAGTTTAAAGATTAACAACTTGTTTTCTTGTGTAGCATGTTCAATGGAATTTTCTAATCTTTCTAATGCTATCCGACACTCAGAAAATAAGTTGCATGCCACAATGGTTTTAGCTACCGGGATTGGTTTTGATGAACAAGCTGATATTTGTGAAGATTATATTGATTTACTTCCTAGGTTACACGCCTGCGctgtatgcattttttattcctttagtTTGAAGTATTACTACATGCACTTAAAATCTCGTAGTCATAGGGAAATAGTGcagaaaataaacaacttttttcagTTAGAGGTGGAAAATGCGGCCAATGTTTGCTTCAATGAACAAACGCCTAAAAATGGTTCAAAGATCCCTTTACAGCATTATTGTAAGTTTTGTAATATTcaatataaagataataaagGTTACCGGCGCCATATCAAGGATcagaagcataaaaaatttttactgcttATGAAGAAAGTAgcccaaagaaaaaaagaaatttttgacgTAAGTTTCAGTGTAAAAGATTCCGAAAATTCGAGCAATTCGCAATATTACTGTGAACTGTGTAATATTTCGGTTTACTCCAACcaatatgaaaaacatttgaTATGGAAGACTCACAGAAGAGTTGAGCAATATATAAATGCATTGTTCTTAGAACACGCTGAAGAAATCgatatttttgaagatttaaatgattttgatttccaCCCGGTTGGTTGCTGTTTTTACCATTGTGAGCTATGTGACACGTGGTGTTTGGGTTCTAAATGTTATGGAAATCATTTGAATGGAAGGAAGCATTGCAGAAAGACCGGACAAAAACCAATTGCCGCTGATTCTAAGTTAGTCGATAATATCAAGGATTCATCTTCTTCACCACATCGTTGTGAAGTATGCAATATTCAATACGCATCTTCGAAATGTTACGAAATACACTTGAGGAGCAAGGTTCATATTAGAATTGAACAAATATTGAGTGAactatctaaaataaaagatgaattCGGCTCCAGTTCTGAAGCTCACGACAATCCGCCATTTGAGCCTAGTTTTGAAACACACGACAATCCCCTTCTTGGACCCAGTTTTGAAACACACGATGATACTGGTAAATCCTTGCAGTTGTcctatttttgcaaattatgtGATGTTCGATGTACTTGTTCAAAAAGCTATGATTCGCACTTGAAGGGTAAAactcataacaaaattaaaaggattATGAGCACATTATCCATCGAAACTGGATAA